The nucleotide window ACGCGAAGACGAAAGGAGgaaaagaaagggagaaagagagagatagagagagagagaaagagagaagtcgCGGAGGGAACCTCTTTTTTCGTTGGCGCGGAAGGCCaggcggagagagagaaagaaaacgaGAGATTCGACGTCGCAGATACGGCGGAACACTTCATAAATCATTCGCGCGAACATGTATCCCCGCGTGCATCCGACCTGCATAACAGCCGTTGAACTTGCGAACGCTCGGGCCCGGACGTATCTGACCATGCGTGACCAGGAACGTGGTCGATTGAACGCGGGTAGAAAGTGTACACGGCCGCGAGCGCGCGATCCCGATACAATGTTTCGCGTCGAGGTCCGGGAGTCGTCGCTCGTCGGCCCGAAGCAGCCCGGCTCCCCGATTAGCCGATTAAAAAGCCGATTCAGCCGGGGTTTGTCGCTCTTCCGGTCGGCTGACTCGCGAAGTACGAATAAACATCGACCTTCCGTCCGCTCCCCTTCCGCCCGGCGCCCCCCTCGCCGCGGTTCCCATTACAAATGGATTGTGTAGGTATCAAGCTTCGCGGGTACTATTAACTCGTACAGCATCGTATGCAGCGATCGTTAGCCGGAGTGCTCGAGCCTGACGATAGAGCCGGGCTTCCGTTACCGATCCATCGGGTTAGACGGATCTGTCGAGCGGTCGCTGATGTTGATGGTTCCGCGAACGATCTAGGGTAGCGGTACCAGGGTCCGAGTTGACGTTAACGTCCCGTGAGCTGGGATAGAAAGAGTAGATTCTCGATGATCGATACGAAAATCCGTTTGATCGAGAAACCGCGCGATGCGAAATGATCTAGGCCGAGAGAGAGTCTCGCGGGGGCGATCCTGGCCGTTGGCAACGGCGCGAGGCGGTTCGGGCGACGCGTTGTTCGCTTTTCCACGGGGCCACGCATCGATAAAGGTTCGTTCGACTTGTCTGATTCCAGATACTGGCGCGCCCTACGTATTATACAAGGACAACATGGAGAGACCCCAGGGGCAATGGGGCCCGGGGCCGGGATCTCTCCAGGACGGGGGACTGTAtccgcagcaacagcaacaacagcaacagcagggCTCCTCCTCGTCCGGCAGTCCACAGCAGGCCTGTGGTCCCCCAGTCGAGGGAGAAAGCGGTCCCCCGCCTTCGTTGGCCTCTCCCGTGCCCTCGCCGTACCCCTCGGCGCCGCCCGAGCCTCAAGCCTTAACCCCACCCGACGACGATATACAATCGAGCCAGGCGACGtcgcagcaacagcaacaacagcagcagcagcagcagcaaacGCAACAGCAGGtccaacagcagcagcagcagcagcagcagcaacagcaacaggtccaacagcagcagcaacagcaacagcaacagcaacaacagcagcagacGCAACAGCAGCAAGACCACTCGCCGCAACAGCAACTGACGCCGCACGAGGTCGACCGCGGCGATTGCTTCCCGGGCGCCGGGGAGCTGCAGCAGTACCCGCAGCACTATTTCAAAGAGGCACGGCCGCATCCGTCGCCGAGCGTGCCGCCGCACATGCTCACGCCTGGCGGTTTCTCCGCGTTGCACTACCTGAAGCAGCCGGGCGTGATGCTGACGTCCCTCGGCCAGGGCGACGGCGGGCCCAGCCTGGACGCCCACCAATACGCTAGCCCCGGCGCGCCGAACATGTCCACCGGGCTGCCGGACATCGTCCAGCAGAGCGGCAAGTCCGGGAAAGGGGCGAACAGCGATCTACGGCTGTTCAAGTGTCTGACGTGCGGCAAAGATTTTAAGCAGAAGTCGACACTGCTGCAACACGAGCGGATCCATACGGACAGTCGGCCATACGGGTGCCCGGAGTGCGGGAAGCGGTTCCGGCAACAATCGCATCTAACGCAGCATCTGCGCATACACGCGAACGAGAAGCCGTATGCGTGCGTGTACTGCGAGCGTACGTTCCGGCAGCGTGCGATCCTCAACCAGCATCTGCGCATCCACTCGGGTGAGAAGCCATACCAATGTCCGGAGTGCGGAAAACACTTCCGTCAGAAGGCGATCCTGAATCAGCACGTCCGCACACACCAAGGCGAGCATTTCTCTCTGCCTCCCAGACTCCCAGAGGGCGTCCACCACAACCACACTGACCCCATTCACCGGTTTCTTACCGTTTTTTACTTGTAATTCACCACCGCCACCGACGACCACCATCGTATTTATAACCATCTTCTTCACCGTCATCATTAGATGTGTCACTGAGATCGCGGACTACTGTCGCCGTCGTGTTCTCTTTCACCTGTCGCCACCGTCATCgtctactctctctctctctctctctctctttctctttctctctttcttttgcTCTCTTCATTGTCATTTCTTCCTTCGAGCATACTTCGCTTCGCAACTAACGATCATCCCCGCTTTCGTTTATCTCTTCTCTTCGATCCCGTTTCAGTTCTCCCGCATTTTGTCCTAGCTCGATCCACAGCGACGCGGACAGACCCGCCTGTCCGCGGTCGCTGGTTCGCGAGAGATCCGCAGATCAAAATATAAGAACGATCGGCGACGAACCGATCGTGGAGAGTTGTTCTCGAGCGAAGAATCAGAACGGTTGAGCTGGACGCGAGAGTCCTGGTGAGCTGTGAGATAGAGGAGCCTACCTTTGCCCCGTCTTTCTCTCCAACCTTCGA belongs to Nomia melanderi isolate GNS246 chromosome 12, iyNomMela1, whole genome shotgun sequence and includes:
- the LOC116430304 gene encoding uncharacterized protein LOC116430304, with amino-acid sequence MALSAQNQSTSYVNLYYSIVQRAATRYFKEYYNSDTGAPYVLYKDNMERPQGQWGPGPGSLQDGGLYPQQQQQQQQQGSSSSGSPQQACGPPVEGESGPPPSLASPVPSPYPSAPPEPQALTPPDDDIQSSQATSQQQQQQQQQQQQTQQQVQQQQQQQQQQQQQVQQQQQQQQQQQQQQQTQQQQDHSPQQQLTPHEVDRGDCFPGAGELQQYPQHYFKEARPHPSPSVPPHMLTPGGFSALHYLKQPGVMLTSLGQGDGGPSLDAHQYASPGAPNMSTGLPDIVQQSGKSGKGANSDLRLFKCLTCGKDFKQKSTLLQHERIHTDSRPYGCPECGKRFRQQSHLTQHLRIHANEKPYACVYCERTFRQRAILNQHLRIHSGEKPYQCPECGKHFRQKAILNQHVRTHQDVSPHLIFKNGMTPTLWPQDVPFPPEEGKEEVASTFGDTDTQSGAFSPAPDANSIQYPAYFKDPKGGNHAVFGAGGTGSFGALQYIKQQGGSKSCLPDVIQHGRSAGMPLYVRCPICQKEFKQKSTLLQHGCIHIESRPYPCPECGKRFRQQSHLTQHLRIHTNEKPYGCVYCGRNFRQRTILNQHLRIHTGEKPYKCQQCGKDFRQKAILDQHTRTHQGDRPFCCPMPNCRRRFATEPEVKKHIDNHMNPHAAKVRRNSSSDTKPPGTPAGLGPVPVPRGLTPTVVKPELYFPQCYAPAFNHQPPVSTAQFPGQANGVSVAGEFKPPTGLPPQ